The genomic window AAATGCAGGAATGATCATCAAGAACATGAGAATCATCATGACTTTTGTGTGCCTGCGAACAAATTCAAACATGCGCGATCTCTCCATCAAAAAAACAAAAAGGCGAACATCGTGTTCGCCTTTGCTGTGTGGGGGTGGTGAGTGATGACGGGCTCGAACCGCCGACCTACGCCGTGTAAAGGCGCCGCTCTACCAACTGAGCTAATCACCCCACATAAACAACTAAAAAATCAATTCAGGGCATCTTTCAATGCTTTGCCCGGACGGAACTTTGGAACCTTGGCAGCCTTGATTTTAATCGCAGCGCCGGTACGGGGATTGCGACCGGTGCGCGCAGCACGTTTACCAACCGCAAATGTACCAAAACCTACCAGTGATACCGTGCCGCCTTTTTTCAAGGTGGTTTTGACCGCACCAATAGTGGACTCCAGAGCACGCGTAGCTGCGGCCTTGGAAATATCAGCATGCTTTGCAATGTGCTCAATCAGTTCGGTTTTATTCACAAAGACCCCTTGTAGGAAGCAGAGTTAATCGAATTGTCTCTTCAAATATTATTTTCACCGGACGCAGTTCAAGGGTTCTCTGCACATTGCGCAAGCGGGCCTGAGGCTGGTCTGGATCACATTTGTAGCAACCGTGGCTGCTGCAT from Rhodoferax sp. AJA081-3 includes these protein-coding regions:
- a CDS encoding HU family DNA-binding protein; protein product: MNKTELIEHIAKHADISKAAATRALESTIGAVKTTLKKGGTVSLVGFGTFAVGKRAARTGRNPRTGAAIKIKAAKVPKFRPGKALKDALN